The following are encoded in a window of Magnolia sinica isolate HGM2019 chromosome 11, MsV1, whole genome shotgun sequence genomic DNA:
- the LOC131218517 gene encoding indole-3-pyruvate monooxygenase YUCCA6-like encodes MTLKPKRVLVTGPIIIGAGPSGLATAACLKENGVPSLILERENCIGSLWKLKTYDRLKLHLPKKFCELPLMPFPPQFPTYPTKQQFISYLEAYAKHFSIKPMFGVDVKRAEYDSSIRFWRILANGSVFVCRWLIVATGENAEAVLPNIDGISDFHGLVLHTSSYKNGEDFRGEKVLVVGCGNSGMEICLDLCNNGALASIVVRDKLHILPRGMFGTSTFGLSMWLLKWLPIHLVDAFILFCSWLILGDTGQFGLKRPEIGPLQLKNTTGKTPVLDVGTLAKIKSGNIKVVPSIRRFTTKGVEFFDGGAAEFDAVVLATGYRSNVPSWLKEGNFFSKKDGFPKKPFPNGWKGDNGLYAVGFTKRGLLGASMDAQRVAEDIACLWKSETKHLRLEM; translated from the exons ATGACGTTGAAACCAAAGCGCGTGTTGGTTACGGGACCAATTATCATCGGTGCCGGGCCTTCAGGCCTAGCTACAGCAGCATGCCTGAAAGAAAATGGTGTCCCTTCACTGATTCTTGAGAGAGAAAATTGCATAGGATCGCTGTGGAAGCTGAAAACCTATGACCGTTTAAAGCTCCATCTTCCCAAGAAATTCTGTGAGCTCCCACTAATGCCATTCCCACCTCAATTTCCAACATACCCAACAAAACAGCAGTTCATAAGCTACTTAGAGGCTTATGCCAAACACTTCTCAATCAAGCCGATGTTCGGAGTGGATGTCAAACGGGCCGAGTACGATTCAAGTATTCGATTCTGGCGGATTTTGGCCAACGGATCGGTGTTTGTATGCCGATGGCTGATTGTGGCAACAGGAGAGAATGCGGAGGCTGTGTTGCCAAATATAGATGGGATTTCGGATTTCCATGGCCTGGTATTGCACACGAGTTCGTACAAGAATGGAGAAGATTTCAGAGGAGAGAAGGTTTTAGTTGTGGGATGTGGGAATTCAGGCATGGAGATTTGCTTGGATCTATGTAACAACGGTGCTCTAGCTTCCATAGTGGTTAGAGATAAG TTGCATATTTTGCCTAGAGGAATGTTTGGAACATCAACCTTTGGTCTCTCCATGTGGCTGCTCAAATGGCTCCCCATACATCTGGTTGATGCTTTCATCCTCTTCTGCTCATGGTTGATTCTGGGGGACACAGGGCAGTTTGGGCTTAAAAGACCCGAAATCGGACCGCTTCAACTGAAGAACACCACAGGCAAGACCCCAGTTCTCGACGTCGGGACTCTTGCAAAAATCAAGAGCGGCAACATCAAG GTGGTTCCTAGTATACGGCGATTTACAACAAAAGGGGTGGAATTTTTTGATGGAGGAGCCGCGGAATTTGACGCCGTAGTACTAGCAACTGGTTACAGAAGCAATGTACCCTCATGGCTTAAG GAGGGAAATTTCTTCAGCAAGAAAGATGGTTTTCCAAAAAAGCCATTCCCCAATGGCTGGAAGGGCGATAACGGACTGTATGCAGTAGGTTTTACGAAGCGAGGATTGCTTGGAGCTTCCATGGATGCCCAGAGAGTTGCAGAAGATATCGCATGCCTTTGGAAGTCAGAGACGAAGCACTTGCGCTTGGAGATGTAG